TTGCGCAGCACCGGGTCGGCGATGGCGGCGATGCGTTGGACGTCGGAGGTTGTGGGTGGAATGGGGGACGAGGGCATAAGGCAGGATATGGAACCTGTTCGGGAGCATAGCATCAGCCCGGATGGCCGTCATTCGGCGTTCACTGCGGCAATGACTGGGGTTCGTTAAGCCCGGCCGCTTCTTGAACCAGTGTGGCAAAGCGTTGGCTGAACCGGGCAGCGGGACCGCCGTCGATAATGTCGTGATCGAACGTGACCGTCAGGCGCAGATGCTCCCTGTTCGTGATCTGGCCATTCTCGACCATGGGTTTTTGCTCGATCCCCCCCACGGTGATGCAAAGCGTGTGGCCGGCGAGTGGGATCCCCCATCCCGCGATGCTGCCAAACATGCCCACCGAAGTGACCAGGACGGTGCCGTTGAAGCTCTTCAAGAGCGTCGGGACCCGCTGGGCAAAACGAAAGAACAGGCTGCGCATGAAACGAGGAACCAGGACATACCAACGCAGCCAGCGACCCCAGGCGGTATCTACAAGCTCCTTGTTTTGCAGGGCGCGGATCTCGCGGTGGATCTGCCAGACCGACTTGCGATTGGCGGCCCTGATGACCGTTTGGAGGACGACGGGTTGGCCGTGCTGCTGCCGTTCCACCGGCAGCGAAACGTCGACATCATCGAACAAAACGAGGCGATTGCGCCAGTCGCGATAGCCGTGTAGGTGTTTGTCTTCGTCGACCGCCCTGGCGCAGCAATAGACGATGAAGCCGGTGAAGGATAAGGACTCGCCGGAGGTCTCTTTGATGCGGCGCAAATGTTCACGAGCCTGGCTGATATCGACCTCGATCAGGCCGTGGATACAGTGCTTCCTTGCCGCC
This DNA window, taken from Caldilineales bacterium, encodes the following:
- a CDS encoding 2-oxo acid dehydrogenase subunit E2; amino-acid sequence: MTDTPHVTEPIPPFRQLVIDGMELAARKHCIHGLIEVDISQAREHLRRIKETSGESLSFTGFIVYCCARAVDEDKHLHGYRDWRNRLVLFDDVDVSLPVERQQHGQPVVLQTVIRAANRKSVWQIHREIRALQNKELVDTAWGRWLRWYVLVPRFMRSLFFRFAQRVPTLLKSFNGTVLVTSVGMFGSIAGWGIPLAGHTLCITVGGIEQKPMVENGQITNREHLRLTVTFDHDIIDGGPAARFSQRFATLVQEAAGLNEPQSLPQ